In Aegilops tauschii subsp. strangulata cultivar AL8/78 chromosome 3, Aet v6.0, whole genome shotgun sequence, one genomic interval encodes:
- the LOC109773743 gene encoding uncharacterized protein — translation MKKLSVEFCIISARGLGRRSSLLKPQWFSVGWVDPSSKYCTKIDASGNSNASWGTKFSVSVDEHDLAQQQMELTVEVYRREPIFLREHLQGAAVVQMKEYLDKFAQNEEHSEVIEETDSFQLRRKKSDKAHGFVDISIRICKQEDDHGRFSGLPEGLKNSDQVGITLAIEDGPVYNYPPPPYNHYRGDREDADHHSNSRPVIPGTRPDPSPLGSSYSYQPPMFPSTLPPPPTSNLGFFPPQHPGRERVPQNYINVPPRKSAAQNSAPNFGMGLGAGALTAGTMIFGETLLPGSSFGGALNGASLSVSNDAPF, via the exons ATGAAAAAGCTATCAGTCGAGTTCTGCATAATCTCCGCGCGTGGTCTAGGACGCAGATCGTCCCTGCTGAAGCCGCAGTGGTTCTCAGTCGGATGGGTTGATCCCAGCAGCAAGTACTGTACCAAGATTGACGCATCAGGAAACTCAAATGCAAGCTGGGGCACCAAGTTCTCGGTCTCGGTGGATGAACATGATCTGGCGCAGCAGCAGATGGAGCTGACAGTTGAAGTCTACAGGAGAGAGCCCATCTTCCTAAGGGAGCATCTCCAGGGAGCTGCAGTTGTCCAGATGAAGGAGTATCTTGACAAGTTTGCACAAAATGAGGAGCATTCAGAAGTCATTGAGGAGACTGACAGTTTCCAGCTTAGGAGGAAGAAGTCAGACAAAGCTCATGGATTTGTGGATATATCCATCCGGATCTGCAAGCAAGAAGATGATCATGGTCGGTTTTCAG GATTACCTGAAGGATTGAAGAACTCCGATCAGGTCGGCATCACATTGGCAATAGAAGACGGACCAGTTTATAATTATCCACCGCCACCCTACAACCATTATAGGGGCGACAGAGAAGATGCTGATCACCATAGTAATTCCAGGCCGGTGATCCCTGGAACTCGCCCAGATCCATCACCATTAGGAAGTAGCTACAGCTACCAACCACCAATGTTTCCATCAACCCTGCCACCACCACCAACTTCAAACCTCGGCTTCTTCCCACCACAGCATCCCGGTAGGGAGCGAGTGCCACAGAACTACATAAATGTGCCACCAAGAAAATCTGCAGCTCAGAATAGTGCACCAAACTTTGGAATGGGGCTTGGAGCTGGAGCACTGACTGCTGGAACTATGATATTTGGCGAAACCCTCTTACCTGGTTCAAGTTTCGGTGGTGCTCTTAATGGTGCAAGCCTATCTGTATCCAATGATGCACCATTCTAA
- the LOC109773745 gene encoding protein PIN-LIKES 6, which produces MKERRSLMEALVTAAQGGSTDTSVLSMLKYAVLPIAKVFTVCFMGFLMATKYVNILQPNGRKLLNGLVFSLLLPCLIFSQLGSAITLEKLVQWWYIPVNIVVGAVSGSLIGFVVASIIRPPYPYFKFTVIHIGIGNIGNIPLVLIAALCRDPSNPFGDSEKCSQDGNAYISFGQWVGAIIVYTYVFKMLSPPPGETFDGEEEKLPVLASEENAMPELGKYPTGTHTSTVPEDEPLLALEGNQKGATSLGSKILSCVRCVVKFLKDKQLLQPPIIASVFAIGIGVVPFLKGLIFTDDAPLFFFTDSCLILGEAMIPCILLAVGGNLVDGPGEGSKRLGVRTTVAIIFARLILVPIAGVGIVMLVDKLGFIPKDDKMFKFVLLLQHSMPTSVLSGAVANLRGCGKESAAILFWVHIFAVFSMAGWIIFYLTLLF; this is translated from the exons ATGAAGGAGAGGAGGTCGCTGATGGAGGCGCTGGTGACGGCGGCGCAGGGAGGCTCCACGGACACGTCGGTGCTGTCCATGCTCAAGTACGCCGTGCTGCCCATCGCCAAGGTCTTCACCGTCTGCTTCATGGGCTTCCTCATGGCCACCAAGTACGTCAATATCCTCCAGCCCAACGGCCGGAAGCTTCTCAACGGG CTTGTGTTCTCGCTTCTACTTCCTTGCCTTATATTTTCTCAACTGGGCAGCGCAATCACGCTCGAGAAGTTGGTGCAGTG GTGGTATATTCCAGTAAATATTGTTGTAGGCGCCGTGTCTGGCTCCTTGATTGGCTTTGTGGTGGCATCTATCATCCGACCTCCTTATCCGTACTTCAAGTTTACTGTTATTCACATTGGAATAG GGAACATTGGAAATATACCTCTGGTTCTCATTGCAGCATTATGTCGGGACCCATCCAATCCTTTTGGCGACTCTGAAAAATGCAGCCAAGATGGAAATGCATACATCTCATTTGGTCAATGG GTTGGTGCGATTATTGTTTACACATATGTGTTCAAGATGCTTTCTCCACCACCAGGAGAGACCTTTGATGGTGAAGAAGAGAAGCTTCCGGTTCTGGCATCTGAAGAAAACGCGATGCCTGAACTTGGTAAATATCCAACAGGCACTCACACTAGTACTGTACCCGAGGATGAGCCTTTGTTAGCTCTCGAGGGGAATCAAAAAGGCGCTACTTCTCTAGGATCAAAG ATACTAAGCTGTGTTAGATGTGTGGTGAAATTCCTAAAAGACAAGCAACTTCTTCAGCCACCAATTATTGCCTCT GTCTTTGCAATTGGAATCGGTGTTGTTCCATTCTTGAAGGGTTTGATATTCACGGATGATGCACCTCTATTCTTCTTCACAGACAGCTGCCTCATTCTTGG GGAAGCTATGATTCCATGCATTTTGCTTGCTGTGGGGGGTAATCTTGTTGATG GTCCTGGTGAAGGGAGTAAGAGACTTGGTGTGCGAACCACCGTTGCTATTATTTTTGCACGGTTGATCTTGGTTCCAATTGCTGGGGTTGGCATCGTCATGCTAGTTGACAAACTCGGTTTCATTCCCAAAGATGACAAAATGTTCAAGTTTGTCCTACTACTGCAGCATTCCATGCCCACATCAGTGCTCTCAG GTGCTGTTGCAAACCTCAGAGGGTGCGGGAAAGAATCAGCCGCGATCTTGTTCTGGGTGCACATTTTTGCAGTGTTCTCCATGGCGGGGTGGATTATTTTCTATTTGACGCTGCTCTTCTAA
- the LOC109773744 gene encoding pentatricopeptide repeat-containing protein At3g14730, translating into MAALYVPLRVIASRPRAPTRRLLLPLHAHLLTSGRLASSPAILTTLVSLYARVPALHPVVHRLLPPASPLPCFNAALSLPYPLALRVFGRLRADHFPDSFSFPPLASSAPSPPHLLAIHALSLRCDVAHDLFCASALLRGYLRFGLADHAHRLFDELPLRDVVVWNAMVNGFAKLGCFDRAMECFLRMRQDGTVEVSAFTVTGILSVCTAAADFQCGAAVHGMVVKSGLDHNVSVCNALVDLYGKSHDVANAAMVFEGMAEQDRDLFSWNSMLSALHYSADHMGTMRLFHRMRHAAVWPDTVTVAAVLPACAQTAALKVGRTVHGYIITIGLARDGAMGVRACNALVDMYAKSGALDEACRVFYWMRQQDVASWNIMIDGYASHGRGQEALELFRQMTEVKGLVPDEVTLLAAMSACSHSGFVEEGRILLKRMKEEFGLEPQMEHYACLTDMLGRAGRLDEARKVVEEAGDVGAGAWRTYLAACRMHGDKERAQEAARMLMATKEPGSGGWVLLANTYGWDGNFEGLEEVRGEMRRQGVQKAAGCSWV; encoded by the coding sequence ATGGCGGCCCTCTACGTCCCGCTCCGCGTCATCGCCTCCCGCCCGCGCGCCCCCACCCGGCGCCTCCTCCTGCCGCTCCACGCCCACCTTCTCACCTCCGGCCGCCTCGCCTCCAGCCCCGCCATCCTCACGACCCTCGTCTCCCTCTACGCGCGCGTCCCCGCCCTCCaccccgtcgtccaccgcctcctCCCGCCGGCCTCCCCTCTCCCCTGCTTCAACGCCGCGCTCTCCCTGCCCTACCCGCTCGCGCTCCGCGTCTTCGGCCGCCTCCGCGCCGACCACTTCCCCGACTCCTTCTCCTTCCCGCCGCTCGCCTCCTCCGCCCCGTCCCCGCCCCACCTCCTCGCGATCCACGCCCTCTCGCTCCGCTGCGACGTCGCCCACGACCTCTTCTGCGCCAGCGCCCTGCTCCGCGGCTACCTCAGGTTCGGCCTCGCCGACCACGCGCACCGCCTGTTCGACGAATTGCCCCTCCGGGACGTCGTGGTCTGGAACGCCATGGTCAACGGGTTCGCCAAGCTCGGCTGCTTCGACCGCGCCATGGAGTGCTTCCTGCGGATGAGGCAGGATGGCACGGTGGAGGTCAGCGCTTTCACCGTCACCGGAATCCTGTCGGTCTGCACCGCGGCCGCGGATTTTCAGTGCGGGGCTGCTGTTCACGGGATGGTGGTGAAGTCGGGACTTGACCACAATGTTTCGGTGTGTAACGCCTTGGTGGATCTTTATGGGAAGTCCCATGATGTGGCCAATGCGGCAATGGTGTTTGAGGGGATGGCAGAGCAGGACAGGGACTTGTTCAGCTGGAACTCGATGCTGTCGGCTTTGCACTACTCGGCTGACCATATGGGGACAATGAGGCTCTTTCATAGGATGAGGCATGCTGCAGTATGGCCGGACACAGTGACCGTTGCGGCTGTTCTCCCTGCATGTGCGCAGACTGCAGCACTGAAGGTTGGGAGGACGGTGCATGGGTACATTATCACGATCGGACTGGCTCGCGATGGTGCAATGGGCGTGCGCGCTTGTAATGCACTGGTAGACATGTATGCCAAGAGCGGGGCACTGGATGAGGCATGCCGTGTATTTTACTGGATGCGCCAACAGGACGTGGCATCATGGAATATTATGATCGACGGGTATGCATCCCATGGGCGTGGGCAGGAGGCACTGGAGTTGTTCCGCCAGATGACAGAGGTGAAAGGTCTGGTGCCAGACGAGGTAACTCTGCTGGCAGCAATGTCGGCGTGCAGCCATTCTGGGTTTGTCGAAGAAGGGAGAATTCTTCTTAAGAGAATGAAAGAGGAGTTCGGTTTGGAGCCGCAGATGGAGCACTACGCATGTCTGACTGACATGCTTGGCCGAGCAGGGAGGCTGGATGAGGCGAGAAAGGTTGTAGAGGAGGCAGGGGATGTAGGAGCTGGTGCGTGGAGGACATACCTTGCAGCATGCCGGATGCATGGTGATAAAGAAAGGGCCCAAGAGGCAGCTAGGATGCTGATGGCGACGAAGGAGCCTGGGAGTGGTGGATGGGTGCTGCTAGCGAACACATATGGCTGGGATGGAAACTTTGAGGGCCTGGAGGAGGTAAGGGGGGAGATGAGACGGCAAGGAGTGCAGAAGGCTGCGGGCTGCAGCTGGGTTTAG